A stretch of the Rhodothermales bacterium genome encodes the following:
- the rplQ gene encoding 50S ribosomal protein L17 → MRHQHKGFKLGRTSSHRKATLSALSTALIRHKRIETTITKAKALRMFVEPIINRAKADTTHNRREVFRALQDKHAVTELFTDIAGRISDRPGGYTRIIKLGQRAGDSAEMAVIELVDYNDVRPDGAAGGSKKKTRRGGSGGGRRRKGGDAQAAAPAAVADADVTEAPEAVAEEPEVAEADVIEAEVVAEEPKAAEAEAEPEAEAAAEEPEAEAAVEEPEADESTDEEKKG, encoded by the coding sequence ATGAGACATCAACACAAAGGATTCAAGCTTGGGCGTACCAGTTCCCACCGGAAGGCGACGTTGTCCGCACTCTCCACGGCCCTGATCCGTCACAAGCGTATTGAAACGACCATCACCAAGGCCAAGGCCTTGCGCATGTTTGTCGAGCCCATCATCAACCGGGCGAAGGCCGATACGACGCACAATCGTCGCGAGGTATTCCGCGCACTCCAGGACAAGCATGCCGTGACCGAATTGTTCACGGACATCGCAGGTCGGATTTCCGACCGTCCCGGCGGATATACGCGGATCATCAAGTTGGGGCAGCGTGCCGGTGACTCCGCTGAAATGGCGGTCATCGAGCTCGTGGACTACAACGATGTACGTCCGGATGGCGCCGCAGGTGGCTCGAAGAAGAAGACCCGTCGCGGCGGCAGTGGCGGAGGACGGCGCCGGAAGGGTGGTGACGCCCAGGCAGCCGCACCTGCGGCCGTTGCTGATGCCGACGTGACAGAAGCGCCGGAGGCCGTAGCTGAGGAGCCGGAAGTCGCAGAAGCCGACGTCATCGAGGCCGAGGTCGTGGCAGAAGAGCCCAAAGCTGCAGAAGCCGAGGCAGAACCGGAAGCAGAAGCTGCCGCGGAAGAGCCGGAAGCAGAAGCTGCCGTGGAAGAGCCGGAAGCCGACGAATCGACGGACGAAGAGAAGAAGGGTTAA